The Rhizobium jaguaris nucleotide sequence GCCGCGCAAGCGCGGCACCAAGCCCCTGTTTGGCTCCGGCTCCGAAAACGACCGCAACACCCGGTAATGCCGGTATCTTTTTCGGGGCCTTCGCCACAAGAAGTCTCCTCGCTCAGCGGACACGATCGAAGATCAGGATGAAGTTATTCGCTGGTAGGTCAAGCGTGCGGGCGAGCTTCAGGCCATGCGGAGCCGCGGCCTTTTCCAGTTCGCCGATGTCCTTGAGACCCCATTCGGTGACACCAGCAGCTAGGATTTCCTTATCGAAAGCTTCGTTCGAGCCTGTCGTATAGTGGCCGTCGCGCTTGAACGGGCCATAGATCGCCACAAAGCCATCCGCCGCGAGGACCGACGACGAGAGGCGAGCAATGCCTTCCTGGATCGACACCGGGGCCACCTGAAAGAGGTTGATCACGAAGATCACGTCGAAGGTCTGGTCCTTCGGGTCGGGAAAGGTAGATGGATCGGTGAGATCGATGCGAATAGGATCGGCGACATTGCTGTTGCCAGCGTCCGCGCGCTTCGATTCGATCGTATCGAAAACATCAGTATCATAGTCGGACGGCAGGAAATGCACGCCGGAGAAATGCGGAGCGAAATAATTGATGTGAAGGCCCGCGCCGCTCGCTAATTCAAGAACATTGCCCGACGTTGGGAAGATTTCCTTGAATGCCGTTAGGATGGGATCTTTGTTGCGATTGCCGGCCCACGCGACATAGGGGCTCAGGGGATATGGATCGATGTCTGGGCGCTGATCAACTTGGGTCATACTGGTCTCCTTGGTATTTGGCTCGCCACTGGTCGAACCGGATGGAATTAGACGGGTTGGGCGAGGAGTTCGGAGAGGAAGCCATCGACGGCGGCGTCGAAGTCAGGATCGACCCCAAAGAGGGCGAGATGGTTCATAGAGCGTTGATTGCTGTCCCCGAGGCGCTGGAACGCCGTTCCAATGACACATATGCGCCAAGATCAGTGCGGACAGCGGTTGGCTGAATGGATGTGGGTTCCATAATCTGCTCCTCCTGAGCGAGTGCTTTGATGCAGCCTCACTCTGCCAGAGCGCCGGCCGCTGTTCACTCCTCATGGGATCTAAAGCCGAAGGGGTGCGCCTCACCCGCCCCGATCTGATCTTGCGTTTAGATCAGCCGGTCAGATCGGGGCTGATTGGCATGCCGTGTGGCAACCAAAAGGACATTTCTACTTTGCATAAAGGCGGACATTCCAACTTCTTCGCCACACTTCCATGCTGACCTCCCACCGCAGTGATCGTCGCGGCGCCCTCAAGCTGACGAAGTTGACGAACCTGACGAGACAGCCCATATTTCCGTTGGAGGTGCCCTATGGCTATGACCGAAAAAAAAGGCGGTTCCCGCAAGCGCAACGAGCGCCGTAGGAATCTTATCACCGGATATGCAGGCAAATGGGAGCCGCTCTTTGAGAAAAAAGCGGTAGCCCGCGCGACCGCAGCGCGCGTGCTTTCTGGCGTGTCCGAAGGTGTCAAGCGCGCCAAAAACACGGGCGGCACCGTTCGTGTGACATATGTCATTCGATCGGCGGACGAAGAGCCTGAAATTGAGATTGAAGAGATCGCCCCTCAGAAGGACGCGCTGGACATCGCCCTCGCGGCCGCAAAGCAGCGCGGCGCCGAGCGTGTCGCTGAAATCCTCAAGGGACCCGAGATGTTGTCTGCGGACGAGTTCGCCGATGAGATCGGCGCCACTCGCGAGACGGTGAACAGAAAGCGCAAGCGTCACGAAATTCTCGGGCTCGAAGGAGCAAAGCGAGGCGTGCGCTTTCCGAAATGGCAAATCGGCGATGATGGTCAACTGCTTGGCGGTCTCGCTCAACTGTTCGAAGCTTTGAACGGGCACCCATGGGCGGTTTACCGGTTTCTCCTTCAGGAAAGCGATAGCCTCGGCGGTCGCACCGGTCTTGAGATGTTGCGGAAGGGCATGATCGAGCATGCTGTGGGTGCGGCGCGCTCCATCGGCAGAGGTGATTTCTCCTGAGCATCTCGCTGAATTTGCTGCCGCCCGCCGACTTCGGCTCGCGTGAGCTTGTGACCCTAAAATTGACTTCTAGCGCTCCGTGGTACCGGCTCTTCCAAAGCCGATATCCCAACCCTCTTGGCTACGGCTTTGGATCAAGCCGCTTCAGTGATCCCGAAGTGACCGTGTCTCCTCCCGACCGGTTCGGCGTTGTTTATTTCGGCAGCAGCATAAAAGTCTGCTTTGCCGAAGCGATCTTGCGTGAACGCGCCGTCGGTTCAAAAGGCTCCTTCCCTATCGGTATTGCGGAGCTTCAGGAGGTTTCTTGCGCGTCGATCGAAATCAACCAACCTCTGCTGCTCGCGGACCTGCGCTCCGATGGAATGTGCGCATGCGCATACCGACTGATGCTGCCCGTGCCGCTTCGCATGAACTTGGGAAGCAATGGTCAAGAGCACTCTGGCTCCACGACGAGAAACCGGACGGGATCATCTACGACTCCCGCCTGAATGGTGAAACCAATACCGCCCTCTTCGATCGGGCGCTCCCTAAACTCGACGTGAAATCTGCCGGGCCGCTGCTGGATTCACGAGATGAATTGGCACAAATCCTGGACGATTTCGCACTTGAGATCGTTTGATCCCCGACGCGTGTTATTTGCGCACTCGACTCTTGGCACATATCGCTTTGCAGTTAATTAGGTTCTTCCTCAATTTCTGTGGTTAACAGAGTGTTAGTGCTGCGATTGCTATCTGCGGGGATGCGAACGGAATCGAAATGGTCACCCGGCCCAGGGGTCAAAGTTCTGGGTATCACCCTTCAAGATGAAGAAAACTGGATTGTTTCTGCCGCTGCGAAACCTGTCGGTATCTGCCCGGATTGCGGAATGCGAAGCCGGCACCGGCACGGCTGGCACAACCGCCGCCTCCTGGACTTGCCTGTTCAGGGCCAAGTTGTGAAAATCAAGCTCGCGCTGAACCGGTGGCAGTGTAGACACCGGAAATGCGGGCGACGAACTTTCACAGACCGGTTGCCCGAGATTGCTTCACCCTACACACGACGAACTAAACGGATGGCTGAGATTGTAGGCTTGATTGGCCACAGGATGGGGAGCATGAGGATTTGTGGGGCGGGGTGGAACGGAGTATGTCGCCGTCATTGAATCCTGGCGGAGCGGGTGGGTGTGAAGAGGGCAAAACGGAAGGCAGCAAAGAGTAGCGGGAAGACGCCCGCTTCGGAGGATGAGGCTGTTATCCTGCAATTCCGCATATGGCTAAAGGACGTGAGCCCGATGGTGTGGCGCAGGGTTCAGGTAGTCTCGACGATGACGTTGCGCGAGTTTCATGGCGTCCTTCAGGTCGCGATGGGATGGGAAGGCATCCACCTTTACCAATTTATCATTCACACGGCGCGGTACGGCTCGTGGGAGACGGGTGCCCGTTCTCCGGCCATGATGCTTGGCGAATTGAAGCTGCGCAAAGGCAGCCGGTTCCTGTACGAATACGACCTCAACATTCCCTGGGAGCACGAGATCCGGCTGGAGGAGCGCCAGCCCGTCAAATCGGGTGCTCACTATCCGGCATGCACCGGAGGAGACGGCGACTGCCCGCAGGAGGATTGCGGCGGGCCGGAGGCCTGGATGTGGCGGCGGGACAACGCCTTCGGCTATGAGACGATGGACGACCTGGAGATCACGACCGAGTTTTTGCAGGAGGTCGCCGAAACGAAATCCCTTGTTGTGCTGGACGCTCCCGACCGTGCCGAGGAACTGCGCGCCGCACTGGATAGACTGAAGGAGCGCGCAAGCTGGCATGATGGATGATGACGGCGAGACGATCGCGACCGAAACCGTGGCCGATCTGGTGAAGGTGACGAAAGGCGCCGAGGATCTCGGACTGTCATTATCGGAGGCAAAGACCCTCCTCGCCAAATTGCAGCAGGCGATGGTGGAGACGCAGGTGGAATCGTGGCTCAGGGAAAATCGCGATCTGAATGGCGCCCGTCTACGCAGCAAGGGAAGTTATCCCGTCACCTTTCATACGCTATTCGGCGACGTGCAGCTGAAGAGCCCGCGCTATTGCCTGGCACGGATAGACGGCGCGAACGGTCCTGCAACGATCTCACCTCTACGGAAACTGATCCCCGACCACATCGCGCCCGAGCGCCTCTATCTGGAGACCCGGTGGGCGTCGCTCGTGCCCTATGCCGCCGCCGCCGAGCTATTGGCCGACGTGCTGCCGATCGATTGCGGCGCCAATGCTACGACGGTCCGCCAGCATGCATTGCGCGCGGCCCGCCGTATCGAGCGGGAGCTGACGGAAGAAAAAGTCTCCTTCATGCAGGATGCTTGCCCACGCGACTGGATGAACCTGCCCATTCCGGATGGCCGCATCGTCATCGGCCTCGATGGCGGATACATCCGCGACCGCAAAGACCGGAAGAGGAACTTCGAGCTGATCGTCGGCCGCTCACTGCCCGAAGACGGTGATCCGCGCTACATCGGTTTCGTCCACGGCTACGACCGTAAACCGCAGCGGCGGATTCTCGATCATCTTAAAAAGCAGGGCGTGCAGGCCAATCAGGATATCACTTTCATCACAGATGGTGGCGAAGAGGTCCGTTCGCTCGCCGAGATGATCGCACCAGCGAGCGAGCATGTCCTCGACTGGTTCCATATCACCATGCGCATCACAGTCCTTCGCCAGTTCGCGCAGGGGTGCGAAAACTACCACGAGCAGGCCGGGCAGGATCTGATTGAAAGCCTACGCAGGATCAAATGGCATCTCTGGCATGGCAACGGCTATCGTGCCCGTGACGAAATCGCCGACCTGCAATTCGATGCGGAAGGTCTCGAAACGGACTATCCCAACATGCGCAAGTTCCTGACCGCCATCGGCGAATTCCAAGTTTACATCGCCTCCAACAGTGCGAGCCTGATCAATTACGGCGAGCGCTATCGGTCCGGCGAGCGCATCTCCTCGGCTTTCGTCGAGGCCACCGTCAATGCTGTCATCTCCAAGCGGTTCGCGAAAAAGCAGCAGATGCAGTGGAGCAGGACCGGTGCGCACC carries:
- a CDS encoding RES family NAD+ phosphorylase, with the protein product MTLKLTSSAPWYRLFQSRYPNPLGYGFGSSRFSDPEVTVSPPDRFGVVYFGSSIKVCFAEAILRERAVGSKGSFPIGIAELQEVSCASIEINQPLLLADLRSDGMCACAYRLMLPVPLRMNLGSNGQEHSGSTTRNRTGSSTTPA
- a CDS encoding SDR family NAD(P)-dependent oxidoreductase, translating into MAKAPKKIPALPGVAVVFGAGAKQGLGAALARRFAAEGLAVVIAARSGDRLAKLQEGLRADGNA
- a CDS encoding DUF938 domain-containing protein; this translates as MTQVDQRPDIDPYPLSPYVAWAGNRNKDPILTAFKEIFPTSGNVLELASGAGLHINYFAPHFSGVHFLPSDYDTDVFDTIESKRADAGNSNVADPIRIDLTDPSTFPDPKDQTFDVIFVINLFQVAPVSIQEGIARLSSSVLAADGFVAIYGPFKRDGHYTTGSNEAFDKEILAAGVTEWGLKDIGELEKAAAPHGLKLARTLDLPANNFILIFDRVR
- a CDS encoding RES domain-containing protein, with translation MRIPTDAARAASHELGKQWSRALWLHDEKPDGIIYDSRLNGETNTALFDRALPKLDVKSAGPLLDSRDELAQILDDFALEIV
- a CDS encoding plasmid pRiA4b ORF-3 family protein encodes the protein MQFRIWLKDVSPMVWRRVQVVSTMTLREFHGVLQVAMGWEGIHLYQFIIHTARYGSWETGARSPAMMLGELKLRKGSRFLYEYDLNIPWEHEIRLEERQPVKSGAHYPACTGGDGDCPQEDCGGPEAWMWRRDNAFGYETMDDLEITTEFLQEVAETKSLVVLDAPDRAEELRAALDRLKERASWHDG
- a CDS encoding ISKra4 family transposase, producing MMDDDGETIATETVADLVKVTKGAEDLGLSLSEAKTLLAKLQQAMVETQVESWLRENRDLNGARLRSKGSYPVTFHTLFGDVQLKSPRYCLARIDGANGPATISPLRKLIPDHIAPERLYLETRWASLVPYAAAAELLADVLPIDCGANATTVRQHALRAARRIERELTEEKVSFMQDACPRDWMNLPIPDGRIVIGLDGGYIRDRKDRKRNFELIVGRSLPEDGDPRYIGFVHGYDRKPQRRILDHLKKQGVQANQDITFITDGGEEVRSLAEMIAPASEHVLDWFHITMRITVLRQFAQGCENYHEQAGQDLIESLRRIKWHLWHGNGYRARDEIADLQFDAEGLETDYPNMRKFLTAIGEFQVYIASNSASLINYGERYRSGERISSAFVEATVNAVISKRFAKKQQMQWSRTGAHLLLQTRTQTLDGSLRSTFLQWYPGMANDNHEKPEMARAA